The Salicibibacter halophilus DNA window CTTGGCCGATGTGACTGTCTCCTTTTAAGTTCGCTGTGTACGCGATTTTCTCTCCATCCGGAGACCATCCGCCGACATTGTGGTCCACCCCATTAGTCGTCAGTTGTTCACTCGTTTTCGTTTCGACATCAAAGAGGACCAGCTGCTGGTGCTTTTGGTCATGGAGGCCCGAAGCATCAGATTTATATTTAAGGCGCTCAATTCTCAATGGTTCTTTCTTCTTTGCATCTTTTTGTCGCTCTTCTCTTGTTTTTTCCACTTGTTCAGTGAACGCCCGGTCTGTTTCTACGGATGCCGCAAACAAGAGATAGCGTCCGTCCGGGGACCAATGAGGCTTTCCGGCCCCATGCTCCAAGTAAGTTAACTGCTTCGGAGCGCCGCCGTTGGTCGACATGCCCCAAAGTTGATCGATCCCACTGCGATTGGATAAGAAAACAATCGTTTGATCATCCGGGGAGAAGCGCGGAAAACGGTCTCTGACATTTCCGAATGTCCATTGCCGGGGATCCCCATGGTGGACATTCTGCACGAAGAGATGCTCCGTATAGTCTTGATTTTCGTTAATCTCACGGCCGGTGAAGACGTACGTCCCGCCGGTATGATCAATTTGGGGATCGGAATATTGAACCAACTGAAACAAGTCTTCCATTTCCATCGGTCTTTTTTTCATGCTGAACCTCCAATGAATAATTAGGAACATAATATGTACCCCTGTCCCTATTCCCATTATACAAAACGAGTAATCTTTTTAATATTAAACTATCCCGGCAAAAACCATTATCTTACAGATATAAACTCCCACTTTTATTAAAAGAAAAGTGGGAGCATGAGCATCAGCGGGACTGACTGGTTATCTACGCAATGCCCTCTGCGTCTCCGGACCGGGAATGCCATCCACGCCAATTCCGGCATCTTGCTGGAATGCGCGGACAGCCCCGGCGGTTTCCGCGCCAAAAATGCCGTCGATACCGAATTGTGACAGTCCGTAGCCAAGATCCACTAAACGCTGTTGCAGTTCTTCTACATGAGCACCCTGGTCTCCGTGGCGAATGATGGACCCATCCCATTGATGGAAAGTAAAGGTGTCAATATGAGTTTCCAATGCTTCGTGTGTTTCCGGACCGGGAATGCCATCCACGCCAATGCCGGCTTCTCGTTGGAAAGTGCGGACAGCCCCGGCGGTTTCCGCGCCAAAAATGCCGTCGATACCGAATTGAGGAAGCCTGTAGCCGATATCGACTAAACGTTGTTGCAGCTCTTCCACATGGTCCCCTAGGTCTCCGTGGCGAATGATGGAACCATCCCAATGTTGGAATGTAAAGCCGTCCTCATTATCATCGTTGTCATCGTCATTATCATCATCATCATCGCCGTTGTCAATCGGCGTTAAGTTTAAAAACTCGGCGACAGCCTCAGCATGAGCTGCAGCCACGGCTGCGATAAAATCCGGATCTTGCAGTAGTGCAGCATCGCCGGTGT harbors:
- a CDS encoding N-acetylmuramoyl-L-alanine amidase; amino-acid sequence: MQKIYIDPGHGGSDTGATGNGLNEKDIVLDIGHQMSVYLRENYEGMYRRMSRTDDTDVSLQDRTDDANNWGADVFISIHANALDGSVRGFETFIHTSNPTGASDLQSVMHPQILDEMHTFDSSIPDRGEQTANFHVLRETRMSAILTENLFIDNTGDAALLQDPDFIAAVAAAHAEAVAEFLNLTPIDNGDDDDDNDDDNDDNEDGFTFQHWDGSIIRHGDLGDHVEELQQRLVDIGYRLPQFGIDGIFGAETAGAVRTFQREAGIGVDGIPGPETHEALETHIDTFTFHQWDGSIIRHGDQGAHVEELQQRLVDLGYGLSQFGIDGIFGAETAGAVRAFQQDAGIGVDGIPGPETQRALRR